One segment of Macrotis lagotis isolate mMagLag1 chromosome 1, bilby.v1.9.chrom.fasta, whole genome shotgun sequence DNA contains the following:
- the CALM2 gene encoding calmodulin-2 codes for MALKADQLTEEQIAEFKEAFSLFDKDGDGTITTKELGTVMRSLGQNPTEAELQDMINEVDADGNGTIDFPEFLTMMARKMKDTDSEEEIREAFRVFDKDGNGYISAAELRHVMTNLGEKLTDEEVDEMIREADIDGDGQVNYEEFVQMMTAK; via the exons ATGGCTTTAAAA GCTGATCAGCTGACAGAAGAGCAGATTGCAG AATTCAAAGAAGCCTTTTCACTATTTGACAAGGATGGAGATGGTACTATAACAACAAAGGAATTGGGAACTGTAATGAGGTCACTTGGGCAGAACCCTACAGAAGCTGAATTACAGGATATGATTAATGAAGTAGATGCTGATG GCAATGGCACAATTGACTTTCCAGAATTTCTGACTATGAtggcaagaaaaatgaaagacacagacagtgaagaagaaattagagaagCATTCCGTGTGTTTGACAAG GATGGCAATGGTTATATTAGTGCAGCAGAACTTCGCCATGTGATGACAAACCTTGGAGAGAAGTTAACAGATGAAGAGGTTGATGAAATGATCAGGGAAGCAGATATTGATGGTGATGGTCAAGTAAACTATGAAG AGTTTGTACAAATGATGACAGCAAAGTGA